A region of the Pseudorca crassidens isolate mPseCra1 chromosome 9, mPseCra1.hap1, whole genome shotgun sequence genome:
ccccgcctgccTCTGCCTCAGTATCCCTCAGAGGGTGCCAGAGCAATGGGCCAGCCCTCAGTGGGGAAGATGAGGGTCCTGACAGCAGCAAGAGGCCCCTGGAGCTGGCAGGCGTGGGGCCGTGAGTGTTGCCTTTGCTCTCCTGGGCTCTGAGTTCCAGGTGCAGGCGGTAGGAGGCGGGTGGGCACAGAGCCCCAGGGCACACGGCACCGGCTGCTGCACCTGGCCTAGTACTTTCTGGGGCGACTGCGCCTTGGCccttaggcctcagtttccccatgtacACGGTCAGAGTCACAGTACTCAGCAGTCACTCAGCCACGCCAGCCTCGCCAAGCTCTGCAAGCCGAGGTCCTCGCTGTACAGCCAGGGAGGCAGGTGCCAGGGCCTCCCTTTCCAGGGGCAGAAGCTGAGGCTTAAGGGTTGAGCCTGCTGCCAGCATATGTTTCCTAACGTGGCTTCCCTGCAGCGGCTCCTTGGggagcccaggccccctgcgaCCCGGCTAGGACTCAGGGTGACCCAGGGGTGTCTGGGCTGCCCCTCGTAGGTGCTCAATAACCCCACCACTGCTGGTCCCTGAGGTTCCCGTGAAGACGAGGGCCACCCCGAATAGGGCACAGCTCAGAAGACACCCCTAGGGACCTCCTCCAAAGCAGAAAGGGGACTTAGCTTGGCCATAATGAGCTGGTCCTCTCCAGAGCCACCTGGAAAGGAGCCCTCAGCTTCTCTCTCAGGCCCCAGCCCTGAGCCCTTTGCATCTGGGGATCCTCTTTCTAGGGGTGCCCTGGGCCATAAGACAACCAGTGAGGGGAGTCCCCAAAACTCCCCAAACCCTGAGTGCAACCGAGGCAGACAGAGTCAGACCCTCTCTGCCGATGATGAATTGAGACTTAGAGGGGAAAGCACAGGCTGGGGGTGCAGGGCCAGGGGATGTTCAGCCAAACGGGAATCCAGGCCCGTGGTTGGGAagccagcccagcccctgccccttcccccatacccatgagcctgaagggagggggctggggcctgTGCGGGTGTGGAGTTTATAGGAGATAAGAGGATTGAGAAAATCAGGCCTCCTAACACTGCCCAGCCAGCACAGCCCTGCAGTGCCAGACACAGGCAGAtaagggggggtgggggtgagcggTGTCGGTGGCGGGAGAGGAAAGCCCCGGCCCTTTCCCGGGGTCAGGCCAGTCTGTCCAAACTCCATCAGCTAACTGTCTCCAAGCCGGGAACGTGGGAGTTGGTGGGTTAGCAGGGGGAGCACTGTCTGGTCTCACTGGCTGGCAGGGAGGGGCTGTCTGGGAACCTAGGAACTGAGTCCACCTCACCCCGTAGGAGTGGGAGGACCTCGGGGCTCTGGCCTCAGAGCCTGGAGCAGGGCCAGCTCTGGGGGTGGGCATTTGCAGAGGTCAGCAAGGACAGCCGGCAGAGGGTGGGGGTGACAGTAACTGGGGGGTAGTAGTGGTGGGTACAGCCTCGGCTTCCCCACTACCCCAGGAGCTGTTGGTGAGGACAAGAGGCTCACTGCCCTGCTCTATGCCTGGCAGGTGGCATCACAGATGCTGTTCCTTCCTGCTCCCAGGGAAAAGCACAAACCCCTCACTCTGAAGGTGTCTGTACCCCCTCCTCCCTAGGGAGAGGAAACtgctttgttgatggtttcccttCTGAGGTCCCAAGGCTGCCAGCtcaccctctcctcctctctcagtTGCCTCCCTTCGAAAGATAAATGGGACATGGGACAGATGCACCTAGCTAGTTGATTCTAGAGGAATCTGGAAAGAAACCTTCAGCCCTTCCCCAAATCCCAGCTTCATCTCTATACCCACCACTACACCACCCTGGCTCCTCTCCCTTTGCTGGACCTAGGCACATATAAGACAGATGAGTACTCAGAAACACCACTCTACTTGGAGTCACCCAGGAGCCACTGAAACCACCAGCCCTGACCCCTCttctgcaccccaccccccatgggCTCTCACTGCTTAATGCACCTTTCTTTGGGATACAGCTCTATAAGCgtggacttgtgtgtgtgtgtgtgtgtgtgtgtgtgtgtgtgtgtgttgagaacatCTGAACAAGAGGGCAGatccctccctctccagcctctATTTAAGTTCTATTGTGGTACTCAGCCTACTGGGGAGAGGGTATGCTCTCTTATGTTCTTCAGCCACAAGCTTATGAGCCATGTCTTAgtcacagaagaaagaaaaaaggctcGACAAGAGAGAAAAGTGTGAATGAAAGAAAAGGTAGATGAAGAAAGGTAGGAAGCAGGAACAactggatgatggatggatgaatggatggataataggtggatggagggatggatggatgggtggattgaTGAGtgagtagatggatggatgatgggtaGAGGGacagatgggtggatgaatgggtggacggatggatggttggatagatgggtgaatggatgggtggatggacggatggatggttGGACAGACTAATAATGGCTGAATTGATGAGTGATTGCATAGATAAATTGTtagtagatggatgggtggatggatgagtgggtggatggatgagtgactggatggatagatggaagaGGGAATAGATGCATGGAAGGATGAAGGGTAGagggataggtggatggatggagaggtggatggatggagaggtggatgggtggatgaatggatgagtggatggatggaaggatgaagcgtggatggataggtagatggatggatggagggattgATGGATGAGTAAAtgggtgaatgagtgaatggatggaggGACGGATGGGTGAGtgaatggatgggtagatggatggatgaatgaatggtggGAAGATGGATGCATGGGTGGGAGGGTGGATGTTTGaacagatgggtggatggatggataggtggatggatgagtagatggagggaaggatggatggatgcatggtgGGCAAATGGATGAATAGGTGGGTGGatagatgagtggatggatgaataggtggatggatgagtgaatggatggatggatggatggatgggtgatggGACAGATGAgtggtgggtagatggatgggtggatgaatggatataggttggtggatggatggatggatgatggacgGATGGATAGGTAGATGGATGAGTGAATTAATGGATGGAAGGATGAAGggtggatgaatagatggatgatGGGTAGatggttggatgaatgaatggatggatggaaggatggacggacagatggatggatggatggatgagtgaatgaacgggtgaatggatgggtgggtggatgagtGGATAGATGAGTGTATAGATGAATGTTGGGTAGAATAATGGGTACAGAATGAagggatggttggatggatagatgatgggtggatggatgagaagacaggtgaatggatggatgaatgaatggatggatggatggattatggatgaatgaatgtgtgGATGGACGGGTGAATatatggatgatggatggatggatggatgaggggTGGATTAGTGGATGGCtgaatgggtggatgaatggatgagtgaatggttggatggatggatgggtggatggatgggtgattgGATAGATGAATTTTGGgtaaatggatgggtggatggataggtgagtggatggatggatgtataacgggcagatgg
Encoded here:
- the LOC137230418 gene encoding LOW QUALITY PROTEIN: dynein heavy chain-like (The sequence of the model RefSeq protein was modified relative to this genomic sequence to represent the inferred CDS: deleted 1 base in 1 codon; substituted 3 bases at 3 genomic stop codons); protein product: HPSTHPAIHSSTHPSSIHPFIPLFTHSCIHPPIQSSIHSSIHPFIHPSFISPSIHSSLHLSIHPPIQPFTRPSIYPLIYPSIHPXFSIYPSLHSSTHPSINPSIHPLHIHPSIYPSIHPSTLLSTHYPSIHPSIHSSIHSSIQPPIHPSVHQPIHQSIHTLSIQTSLHSYIYQSIHSLIHAYITHPSIHPSARYTSIHPLTYPSTHPFTQNSSIQSPIHPPIHPSNHSLIHSSTHSAIHXSTPHPSIHPSSIYSPVHPHIHSSIIHPSIHSFIHPFTCLLIHPPIIYPSNHPFILYPLFYPTFIYTLIYPLIHPPIHSPVHSLIHPSIHLSVHPSIHPFIHPTIYPSSIYSSTLHPSIHXFTHPSTYPSVHHPSIHPPTYIHHPPIHLPTTHLSHHPSIHPSIHSLIHPPIHPSTHLSTHLFIHLPTMHPSILPSIYSSIHLSIHPPICSNIHPPTHASIFPPFIHPSIYPSIHSPIRPSIHSLIHPFTHPSIPPSIHLPIHPRFILPSIHSSIHPPIHLSIHPPLHPSTYPSTLHPSMHLFPLPSIHPVTHPSTHSSIHPSIY